One window of the Salvia splendens isolate huo1 chromosome 1, SspV2, whole genome shotgun sequence genome contains the following:
- the LOC121751125 gene encoding transcription factor TRY-like isoform X1 — translation MDKCRQRKQSKIRNYPLCEEVSSIEWEFVNMTEQEEDIINRMHKLVGDKWGLIAGRVPGRKAEEIERFWLMRNSENFTDKRREYHRRQKA, via the exons ATGGATAAGTGTCGGCAGAGGAAGCAATCCAAGATTAGGAACTACCCTCTTTGTGAAG AAGTGAGCAGTATTGAATGGGAGTTTGTGAACATGACTGAGCAAGAAGAAGACATCATCAATAGAATGCACAAGCTTGTTGGGGACAA GTGGGGTCTGATAGCTGGGAGAGTTCCAGGGAGGAAAGCTGAGGAGATTGAAAGATTTTGGTTGATGAGAAATAGTGAGAATTTTACTGATAAAAGGAGGGAATATCATAGGAGACAAAAGGCTTAG
- the LOC121751125 gene encoding transcription factor TRY-like isoform X2 translates to MDKCRQRKQSKIRNYPLCEVSSIEWEFVNMTEQEEDIINRMHKLVGDKWGLIAGRVPGRKAEEIERFWLMRNSENFTDKRREYHRRQKA, encoded by the exons ATGGATAAGTGTCGGCAGAGGAAGCAATCCAAGATTAGGAACTACCCTCTTTGTGAAG TGAGCAGTATTGAATGGGAGTTTGTGAACATGACTGAGCAAGAAGAAGACATCATCAATAGAATGCACAAGCTTGTTGGGGACAA GTGGGGTCTGATAGCTGGGAGAGTTCCAGGGAGGAAAGCTGAGGAGATTGAAAGATTTTGGTTGATGAGAAATAGTGAGAATTTTACTGATAAAAGGAGGGAATATCATAGGAGACAAAAGGCTTAG
- the LOC121787124 gene encoding trithorax group protein osa-like, translating to MVSEQETNKKPPMEVNQISTLELLIETISKLIDLYKSNTNQSQNSYLPKNLGEGSKCTAAATQANSRRSNVSAAPPITDSSVADDGGENNNISRRRQQHPSEAASAASPAQQHPSEAAAAAAAAEAVAAAAPEAASEVAAAGAATAEAAAGQRRRRKKCGGIAPQVKEMWGMKKGPIWGFWKNTPLHFANEPLKFKKTPK from the coding sequence atggtatcagagcaggaaacCAACAAAAAACCTCCAATGGAGGTAAACCAAATATCCACTCTCGAGCTATTGATCGAGACAATCTCAAAACTAATTGATTTATACAAATCCAACACAAACCAAAGCCAAAATTCCTACCTGCCGAAGAACCTCGGCGAAGGATCGAAATGCACTGCTGCAGCAACTCAGGCGAACAGCCGAAGGAGTAACGTGTCTGCAGCTCCACCCATCACAGACAGCAGCGTCGCCGACGACGGCGGCGAAAATAACAACATCAGTCGACGTCGGCAGCAGCATCCATCTGAAGCAGCGTCGGCCGCGTCGCCGGCTCAGCAGCATCCATCTGaagcggcagcggcggcggcggcggctgaaGCAGTGGCAGCGGCTGCTCCTGAAGCAGCGTCGGAGGTAGCGGCGGCTGGGGCGGCAACGGCTGAAGCGGCGGCTGGGCAgcggagaagaagaaagaaatgtGGGGGAATAGCCCCTCAAGTTAAAGAAATGTGGGGGATGAAGAAGGGTCCGATTTGGGGGTTTTGGAAAAACACCCCCCTCCATTTTGCAAATGAGCCCCTAAAGTTTAAGAAAACCCCAAAATAA
- the LOC121751044 gene encoding histone H3-like centromeric protein HTR12 isoform X1, whose protein sequence is MARIKQSAKKSSGRKPSQATSTSTPQQSPGRRSPRSATPPRTGGGAKKKRRNRPGTVALREIRKYQKSYKLLIPAAPFIRTVKEISFKFAPSIGRWQAEALVALQEAAEDCIVRLFEEAMLCAIHAKRVTLMKKDFELARRIGGIGRPW, encoded by the exons ATGGCGAGAATCAAACAGAGCGCCAAGAAATCATCCGGCCGGAAACCCTCCC AAGCAACGTCAACTTCAACTCCACAG CAGTCTCCTGGGAGAAGAAGCCCTCGGAGTGCAACACCAC CTAGGACTGGGGGAGGAGCTAAGAAAAAGCGACGGAACCGGCCAGGGACGGTGGCGTTACGTGAGATTCGTAAATATCAAAAGTCTTATAAACTTTTGATCCCCGCTGCTCCATTCATTCGAACT GTAAAAGAGATCAGTTTCAAGTTTGCTCCAAGCATAGGACGTTGGCAAGCAGAAGCCTTGGTGGCTCTTCAGGAG GCTGCTGAGGATTGCATAGTTAGGTTGTTTGAAGAGGCAATGCTATGTGCAATTCATGCAAAGCGTGTGACTCTAA TGAAAAAGGATTTCGAGCTGGCTCGGCGAATTGGAGGTATAGGGAGGCCTTGGTGA
- the LOC121751044 gene encoding histone H3-like centromeric protein HTR12 isoform X2 — translation MARIKQSAKKSSGRKPSQATSTSTPQSPGRRSPRSATPPRTGGGAKKKRRNRPGTVALREIRKYQKSYKLLIPAAPFIRTVKEISFKFAPSIGRWQAEALVALQEAAEDCIVRLFEEAMLCAIHAKRVTLMKKDFELARRIGGIGRPW, via the exons ATGGCGAGAATCAAACAGAGCGCCAAGAAATCATCCGGCCGGAAACCCTCCC AAGCAACGTCAACTTCAACTCCACAG TCTCCTGGGAGAAGAAGCCCTCGGAGTGCAACACCAC CTAGGACTGGGGGAGGAGCTAAGAAAAAGCGACGGAACCGGCCAGGGACGGTGGCGTTACGTGAGATTCGTAAATATCAAAAGTCTTATAAACTTTTGATCCCCGCTGCTCCATTCATTCGAACT GTAAAAGAGATCAGTTTCAAGTTTGCTCCAAGCATAGGACGTTGGCAAGCAGAAGCCTTGGTGGCTCTTCAGGAG GCTGCTGAGGATTGCATAGTTAGGTTGTTTGAAGAGGCAATGCTATGTGCAATTCATGCAAAGCGTGTGACTCTAA TGAAAAAGGATTTCGAGCTGGCTCGGCGAATTGGAGGTATAGGGAGGCCTTGGTGA